The sequence GAGACCGTGACGTATCATCTCCTGCAACAGCCTGCGCAAAAACTGATAGGGAATATCCTGCTCCCCTGCGATAGACCTTGCCGAGAGATACCCTCCATTTGCAGATCCAAGCGACAGCAGGGCGCGGATTGCGTAATCGGTATTTTTTGTCAGTACTTTCATAGCATTTTTTTAATTGATACTAAATTAGTATCAGTTATTGTAAATCCCAAAATTTTTCAAATAATTCCGAAGTATGTTACTTTTTTTTAAAAGTATGATTTGCCCCGTTCCACCCGGGTGGCTCATCGGCGATGAGAGCCCGCAAGAACAGGCTTCGGATACCGCAACAGGTTCGTATATTGAAAGGCAACCCCTTCCGGAATCCTTGCGGAAGCTTTCGGTCACTCTCAACAGGATATTCCCGACATCATGCTGCAGCTCAGAACCGCCGGCTATAAAGCGCTTGACATCCTCCGCACAGAGGGTGCTGTTCCTTTTTCATGGAACAGCACCGGCGAACTCGAAGAGAGAACCGACAAGCTCATGCAACATTTTTTTGAGGAAAGAGCGGCTGTATCGAAAGAGCTGGGGGCAGGGTTTCTTCTGGCGGAAGAACTCGACCGCCTCCTGCGTACCGAAGAACCGGAACTCATGGACAGCGAAAACCTGGCCGCAACCGAGAAACTCGCCATAGTACGAGCTCTCGACAGGCAGAACAGCGTCATGGGCCTTTACTCACGTTATGCAGCCCTGCTGCTCCCTCTTGTCCGGGATATCGCCTCAAGGACACAGAGCCGGGTCAGGCTGCTCGAACTGGCCGGCGGAACCGGAGGACTTGCCCTGGCCCTCGCCTCCGAAGCACAAAAGCAGGATCTGCCTCTTTCGGTAACCGGATCGGATGTCGTTCCGGAGTATATTCGGGAAGCAAAGCGTGTCGCTCTGGAAAAAGGGCTGCCGGTAACCTTCAGGCTGCTCGACGCATTCGACATGAATACCGGTCAGAATGAAACATTCGATATCATCCTGATCTCCCAGAGTCTCCACCATTTCACGCCGGGACAACTCGCCGTTATGATCGCGAATGCAGAAAAGCGGAACGCTTCGGCATTTGTAGGGATAGACGGACACCGCGACCTCCTGCTGGGCATCGGCATGCCGCTCGCCGCAGGCCTTCAGGGTATCCCGGCATTCACCCTTGACGGGCTCACCTCAGCCCGAAAATTCTACTCGGAACCGGAGCTTCGGCTTATTGCTGAAACAGCCGTCGATCCCGGGCGTTACGCCATCGGATGCTCATGGCCGATGACCGTGCTGACCGTACGATTCGACGGCGGCGAACCGGCAATCTGCACGCGGTTCGCCTGAACCTCAGACACCGTCCAAGCCGGCACGATACTGCGTCATAAAAAAATATACAGCAACCATTAACCAAAGGAACGAACAACCATGAATATTGGAAAACTTGCCGGCACGGCGCTCATCGCTCTTGCCGCAATCCAGCTTATCCCATACGGCAGGGATCATCAGAATCCTCCGGTTACCAGTGAACCTGAATGGGATTCGCCAGGAACCCGTGAGCTTTTTTTTCAGGCCTGCAAGGACTGCCACTCGAATGAAACCACCTGGCCATGGTACAGCTCGGTAGCTCCGGCGTCATGGCTGGCACAGGTCGATGTAAACATAGGACGAAAGAAATTCAACGTATCGGAGTGGGGAAGAGAAGAAAAAAACGAAGGGGACGAAGCGGCAGGAGAGGTCAGAGAGGGAAAAATGCCGCCATGGTTCTATCTGCCTGCGCATCCTGAAGCCAAACTCGGCGATACGGAAAAAGAGGAACTTGTCAACGGACTGGTCGCCACTTTCGGAGACAAAAAGAAAGAAAAAACCGAAAAGCCCTGATCTCCCGTTTTCCGTCTGCGGGACAACGCGCCTTCGAGGCGGCGGGAGTGGTGCTGTTCAATGCCGTGCTCCCGCCGCATTTGCGGAAATCCGAAAGCATGCCGTTCCGGCATACCGATTGGTTTTTCTATCGAAAGCATATACCTTACAGCTGAACGGATTCCGTTTATTCAAGCCTTATCAGCACGTTCATGAATCCTGGCCTGCATTCCAGAAAAGCTATTCTTTCCGAACAGAACTATTTTCTCCATATAGCCCTGCTGCTCGTTACCGTCGTCTGCACGCTCTGGGCAGGGGCATTCTGGACCGGCCGCCCTGTCCGGTTCGACAGTCCGCAAGGCCTGCTCGAAGAGCTGAGCTACGGAATTCCCTATTCGGCATCACTCCTGCTGTTCCTCGGCACGCATGAGTTCGGCCACTTTTTTGCCGCGCTGCGGCACAGAATACAAGCTACCCTCCCGTATTTCATTCCCGTTCCGCCGCTGCCCTTTCTCCTTAACCTCGGCACCATGGGTGCGGTTATAAAAATACGGGAGAGAATTCCCGATACAAGGGCATTGTTCGATACCGGAGCCGCCGGGCCCTTAAGCGGTTTTGTCGTATGCATCGGTCTTCTGCTCTACGGCTTTCTGAATCTTCCGCCAGATACGTACATCTATTCGATTCATCCCGAATACCTTGCCTCGGGAGGCATACCCGAACAAGCGCCCGAAGGCTCGCTCTTTCTTGGAAAAAACCTGCTCTGGCTGATTCTTGAATGGCTGATCCGCCCGAAAAATCTTCCGCCGATGACAGAAATGTATCACTACCCTTTTCTGTTTACCGGCTGGCTCGCCTCATTCGTTACGGCGCTTAACCTGCTTCCCGTCGGACAGCTGGACGGAGGACACGTCATCTATGCCATGTTCGGCAGAAAGGGGCACCTGAAAGCGGCAAAAACCTTTCTTGCGTTTATTTTCATCCTGGCGCTGCCCTCATTTATCGAACTGATCGCCTCACT comes from Chlorobium limicola DSM 245 and encodes:
- a CDS encoding site-2 protease family protein, whose protein sequence is MNPGLHSRKAILSEQNYFLHIALLLVTVVCTLWAGAFWTGRPVRFDSPQGLLEELSYGIPYSASLLLFLGTHEFGHFFAALRHRIQATLPYFIPVPPLPFLLNLGTMGAVIKIRERIPDTRALFDTGAAGPLSGFVVCIGLLLYGFLNLPPDTYIYSIHPEYLASGGIPEQAPEGSLFLGKNLLWLILEWLIRPKNLPPMTEMYHYPFLFTGWLASFVTALNLLPVGQLDGGHVIYAMFGRKGHLKAAKTFLAFIFILALPSFIELIASLLPGLQSPVPEWILQWSWPGWMFWFFILLRFIRIGHPPTAYDHPLDNRRTAIGWLAIIIFFLSFTPVPFGII
- a CDS encoding heme-binding domain-containing protein is translated as MNIGKLAGTALIALAAIQLIPYGRDHQNPPVTSEPEWDSPGTRELFFQACKDCHSNETTWPWYSSVAPASWLAQVDVNIGRKKFNVSEWGREEKNEGDEAAGEVREGKMPPWFYLPAHPEAKLGDTEKEELVNGLVATFGDKKKEKTEKP
- a CDS encoding class I SAM-dependent methyltransferase encodes the protein MLQLRTAGYKALDILRTEGAVPFSWNSTGELEERTDKLMQHFFEERAAVSKELGAGFLLAEELDRLLRTEEPELMDSENLAATEKLAIVRALDRQNSVMGLYSRYAALLLPLVRDIASRTQSRVRLLELAGGTGGLALALASEAQKQDLPLSVTGSDVVPEYIREAKRVALEKGLPVTFRLLDAFDMNTGQNETFDIILISQSLHHFTPGQLAVMIANAEKRNASAFVGIDGHRDLLLGIGMPLAAGLQGIPAFTLDGLTSARKFYSEPELRLIAETAVDPGRYAIGCSWPMTVLTVRFDGGEPAICTRFA